A genomic window from Sporosarcina sp. Marseille-Q4063 includes:
- a CDS encoding RDD family protein: MNVTFLIRLKAFLIDYVLIFAYLVLLVVLNIFLFPSIQELFQGSLITAQFMGFLMVTLPISIYFIVCDSVIGGQSIGKKKMGIRVVDANGKALSIPRAIFRTVLKFFPWELSHFLVYRMVAIGDEAVPISYSLIGGVIYALIFVYILTTIFTKNKQSLYDIIAKTYVIKLC, translated from the coding sequence ATGAACGTTACTTTTTTAATACGTCTAAAAGCTTTCTTAATTGATTACGTCCTCATTTTTGCTTACTTAGTTTTGTTAGTTGTGTTGAATATATTCTTATTTCCATCTATTCAAGAGTTGTTTCAAGGATCACTCATTACGGCCCAATTCATGGGCTTCTTAATGGTGACATTACCGATTTCTATTTATTTTATTGTTTGTGATTCAGTCATTGGCGGCCAATCGATTGGAAAGAAAAAGATGGGTATTCGGGTAGTAGATGCAAACGGAAAAGCATTATCCATACCGCGAGCAATTTTTCGGACAGTCCTGAAGTTTTTCCCTTGGGAGCTATCGCATTTTCTTGTTTATCGCATGGTAGCTATAGGTGATGAAGCTGTACCGATAAGTTATTCCTTAATTGGCGGCGTCATTTATGCACTCATATTTGTTTATATATTAACCACGATTTTCACGAAAAATAAACAATCCCTTTACGACATCATTGCAAAAACATATGTCATCAAATTGTGCTAA
- a CDS encoding membrane lipoprotein lipid attachment site-containing protein, producing MKKLLMLVGLIFLLSGCNSNLTYTEINSGKANKDLRSFLEVIDDENGAYLYYNGEKEIYIFLNGRNVQQGDKAAYFTKFDVEGDGDTLNVFYEVAYTEDDSNENLKHQALYKIRQDQKYDKIQAFANGAEVPFEMVSGSGK from the coding sequence ATGAAGAAATTACTCATGCTAGTAGGATTAATTTTTTTATTGTCGGGATGTAATTCAAATTTAACCTATACTGAAATAAATAGCGGAAAGGCCAATAAAGATCTCCGTAGTTTTCTGGAAGTAATTGATGATGAAAACGGAGCCTATCTTTATTACAACGGAGAGAAAGAGATTTATATTTTTTTAAACGGCCGTAACGTTCAACAAGGGGATAAAGCGGCATATTTCACCAAATTTGATGTAGAAGGTGACGGAGACACATTGAATGTTTTCTACGAAGTAGCGTATACGGAAGACGATTCCAATGAAAACTTAAAACATCAAGCACTCTATAAAATTAGGCAAGATCAAAAGTACGACAAAATCCAAGCCTTTGCAAACGGCGCAGAAGTTCCATTTGAGATGGTATCGGGGAGTGGAAAATAG
- a CDS encoding class I SAM-dependent methyltransferase: protein MNENAVNTIVSCMPIYGGDSTIQTAQTEHRLKLAKFWGIKEGSRVLEIGCGQGDTTAVLAYLVGDTGFVHGIDIASPDYGAPITLGDSADHLRKSKLGNQLKMDFEIDILSPEVDFSEASFDYIVISHCSWYFKSFEEFTEVLRKTRKWGAQLCYAEWDPRIKSIEQYPHFLAILLQAQYECFKENSLSNVRTLFTPNDIQNIAVNTGWTIVEEESITSAKLQDAKWEIDQMLTDYDFELSEIKNLPDKLKTLIKSKVNLLEESLKEVDVKPMSTYAFIAN from the coding sequence ATGAATGAAAACGCAGTAAATACAATTGTCAGTTGCATGCCAATATACGGCGGCGATTCAACGATACAAACCGCCCAAACTGAACATCGACTAAAACTTGCGAAGTTTTGGGGAATAAAGGAAGGCAGTCGAGTGCTCGAGATCGGTTGTGGTCAAGGTGACACAACGGCTGTATTGGCATATCTTGTAGGTGACACGGGTTTTGTACACGGAATTGACATTGCATCACCCGATTATGGAGCACCTATAACTTTAGGGGATTCTGCTGATCATCTTAGAAAATCAAAGTTAGGAAATCAACTGAAAATGGATTTCGAAATTGATATCCTTTCACCCGAAGTAGATTTTTCAGAAGCATCCTTTGATTATATTGTAATCTCTCACTGTTCTTGGTACTTCAAGTCTTTTGAGGAATTCACTGAAGTGTTACGGAAAACAAGGAAATGGGGAGCGCAGCTTTGTTACGCGGAATGGGACCCGCGCATCAAATCAATTGAGCAATACCCACATTTTTTAGCAATCCTACTACAAGCGCAATATGAATGTTTTAAAGAAAACAGTCTTTCGAATGTACGTACACTCTTTACGCCGAATGATATTCAAAATATAGCTGTAAATACGGGCTGGACTATCGTCGAAGAAGAATCTATAACCTCCGCTAAACTCCAAGACGCAAAATGGGAAATCGATCAAATGTTAACTGATTATGATTTTGAATTAAGTGAAATAAAAAATCTGCCAGATAAACTGAAAACATTGATTAAATCCAAAGTGAATTTGTTGGAAGAATCTTTAAAGGAAGTTGATGTAAAACCGATGTCAACCTATGCTTTTATCGCGAACTAG
- a CDS encoding M48 family metallopeptidase, translating into MQIEIDKAIEMRKTGKQKESNELLIKLVDEYPNDAFINYQCAWSFDVLGLESKAVSYYENAIQLGLSGKDLEGAIIGLGSTYRTLGEYAKSEEIFQKGIDLYPNNEAIKVFYAMTLYNLKEHGRAMELLLNSLIETTTNEEILDYKKAIGFYSDKLDQTWT; encoded by the coding sequence ATGCAAATAGAAATAGATAAGGCAATTGAAATGAGGAAAACAGGTAAACAAAAGGAATCGAACGAATTGCTTATCAAGTTAGTAGATGAATATCCAAATGATGCGTTCATCAACTATCAATGCGCGTGGAGTTTTGATGTGTTGGGTTTGGAATCAAAAGCAGTGTCTTATTATGAAAATGCGATTCAACTCGGATTATCAGGAAAAGACTTGGAAGGTGCCATCATAGGATTGGGAAGTACATATCGAACATTAGGTGAATACGCAAAGTCTGAAGAAATATTTCAAAAGGGAATTGACTTGTACCCAAACAATGAAGCCATTAAAGTCTTTTATGCGATGACTTTATACAATTTAAAAGAGCATGGCCGTGCAATGGAGTTATTGCTAAATTCTTTGATTGAGACGACAACAAATGAAGAAATACTAGATTATAAGAAAGCGATTGGCTTTTATTCGGATAAATTAGATCAAACATGGACGTAA